The following are encoded in a window of Platichthys flesus chromosome 11, fPlaFle2.1, whole genome shotgun sequence genomic DNA:
- the adam15 gene encoding disintegrin and metalloproteinase domain-containing protein 15 isoform X1: MSGAAATFLLLLLSGRAALTVGRSLNAPRDGNDGLTATVTGVDRGWRPLLEKTRPFVLMDGERRSLTEALQYGHPNRLQCGLEVGGQLFLLDLEKNHDLLPKPPNVFYYLPNGTGVSVTANPVTHCYYQGSVRGFPQSRVALSTCSGLRGVIAINSTLSFELQPQEDDHHNPGQQGQEEWGGGETGEDGGEGSGGREGGEEGVHLLFSTSPLEGDVAGGCVVSHTALPPIHSFTHTHRKKRDILTETKYIELVLVADHQEFMNYQKNNNTIIYRMLDVANQVDWFYRPLNVRVALTGLEIWSDRDKIQVEKSPTDTLNNFLEWRTRELLPRLRHDNAQLVMGGSFDGTTVGMASQSSMCSRDRSGGVNVDHLVSVVGVASTVAHELGHNLGMSHDTAERRCSCQNEPRLGGCIMEPSTGFMPGQQFSSCSAADLSVSLLHGGGMCLFNVPQPDLLLGGPRCGNLYLERGEECDCGLLEECDDPCCNASTCQLLPGAQCSSDGICCHNCKLRAAGSVCREPIGECDLPEFCTGSSPHCPPNVFLQNGELCEDGASYCHGGVCASMNTQCQTLWGPNATSAPAVCFSSVNKQGNKHGNCGQLNNRSYIPCGNSDVHCGRIQCQGGRERPLLGTNAEILTTTVRFNVSDLICRGTFFHLGDDVSDPATVAQGTACGPAKACLNQRCQNVSVFGVDDCRRKCNGHGVCNSNSNCHCDVGWAPPDCRHSGHGGSVDSGPASAAAESDPVRVALLVVFLFILPVLLLFLALRFPRVRRSLLCLRPNSPFRKARQHNRVTHSEMWDLEFDHIHISRTKTMERVDDGDQVQALRYHLNPQADIPMTPPRKEVHDRPAPPTKPLPPDPTLNSLPQQLLGRPAPPNKPLPPDPVTPGQVPLPLKPIVPKKPRPLAPPSHPHLPPLPPQPAACTSNTKIRPHSTVAPTGPSKRRPPAPPTRPTIPQKVESSSLL; encoded by the exons ATGAGCGGAGCCGCCGCGacctttctgctgctgctgctcagcggCCGAGCTGCCCTCACGGTCGGCCGGTCCCTGAACGCACCGCGGGACGGTAACGACGGTCTGACCGCAACCGTCACAG GTGTCGACAGAGggtggcgccccctgctggagaaGACACGTCCCTTTGTACTGATGGACGGAGAGAGACGGAGCCTCACCGAAGCGTTACag TACGGTCACCCCAACAGATTGCAGTGTGGACTGGAGGTGGGAGGACAACTCTTCCTGTTGGACCTGGAGAAGAACCA CGACCTTCTGCCTAAACCACCCAACGTCTTCTACTACCTGCCCAACGGAACCGGCGTGTCTGTGACAGCCAACCCTGTG ACTCACTGTTATTACCAAGGCAGTGTCAGGGGATTCCCTCAGTCCAGAGTGGCTCTGAGCACCTGCTCCGGACTCAG AGGCGTCATAGCCATCAACTCCACGCTGAGCTTCGAGCTGCAGCCCCAGGAGGACGACCACCATAACCCCGGCCAGCAGGGGCAGGAGgagtggggaggaggggagacTGGAGAAGATGGTGGTGAAGGAAGTGGAGGtcgagaaggaggtgaagaaggagtCCATTTATTGTTCTCCACTAGTCCTCTGGAGGGCGATGTTGCTGGAGGCTGCGTGGTGTCACACACCGCTCTCCCCCCGATCCACagcttcactcacacacacagg aaaaagagagacatCTTGACAGAGACGAAATACATCGAGCTTGTGCTGGTGGCTGATCACCAGGAG TTCATGAATTAtcagaagaacaacaacaccaTCATCTACCGCATGCTGGACGTGGCCAACCAGGTGGACTGG ttCTACCGTCCTCTGAACGTGCGGGTGGCTTTGACCGGTCTGGAGATCTGGAGCGACCGAGACAAGATCCAGGTGGAGAAGAGTCCCACGGACACACTCAACAACTTCCTGGAGTGGAGAACCAGAGAGCTGCTGCCACGCCTTCGCCATGACAACGCCCAGCTTGTCAT GGGCGGGTCATTTGACGGCACCACAGTGGGGATGGCGTCCCAGTCGTCCATGTGCTCCAGAGACAGGTCCGGTGGAGTTAACGTG GATCACCTGGTCAGCGTGGTGGGCGTGGCCTCTACTGTGGCACATGAGCTTGGTCACAATTTGGGGATGAGCCACGACACGGCCGAACGCCGCTGCTCCTGTCAGAATGAGCCGCGTCTAGGAGGATGCATCATGGAGCCGTCGACCGG GTTCATGCCAGGTCAGcagttcagcagctgcagcgccGCAGACCTGTCCGTCAGTCTGCTGCACGGGGGGGGGATGTGTCTCTTCAACGTCCCACAGCCCGACCTCCTGCTGGGAGGACCTCGCTGTGGAAACCTGTACCTGGAGCGAGGAGAGGAGTGTGACTGTGGCCTGCTGGAg gaGTGTGATGACCCTTGCTGTAATGCATCCACGTGTCAGCTGcttcctggagctcagtgttcTTCTGATGGAATCTGTTGTCACAACTGCAAA CTGCGAGCAGCGGGCTCGGTGTGTCGGGAGCCGATTGGAGAATGTGACCTCCCTGAGTTCTGCACCGGCTCCTCCCCCCACTGTCCACCCAATGTCTTCCTGCAGAACGGAGAGCTCTGTGAGGATGGCGCCTCCTACTGCCACGGAGGAGTTTGTGCCAGCATGAACACCCAGTGTCAGACGCTGTGGGGACCCA acGCCACCAGTGCTCCGGCCGTCTGCTTCTCATCTGTCaataaacaaggaaacaaacatGGGAACTGTGGTCAGCTTAACAACAGATCCTACATCCCCTGTGGAAACTC TGACGTTCACTGCGGACGAATTCAGTGTCAAGGCGGGAgagagcgccccctgctgggcaCCAACGCAGAGATCCTCACCACCACTGTCCGCTTCAATGTCAGTGACCTCATCTGCAGAGGAACTTTCTTCCACCTCGGAGATGACGTGTCCGACCCTGCCACTGTGGCCCAGGGCACCGCCTGCGGACCCGCAAAG gcCTGTTTGAACCAGAGGTGTCAGAACGTGTCCGTGTTCGGCGTTGACGACTGTCGCAGGAAATGTAACGGCCATGGG gtgtgtAACAGTAATAGTAACTGTCACTGTGATGTGGGCTGGGCTCCACCTGACTGCAGGCACTCCGGTCATGGCGGCAGCGTGGACAGCGGCCCggcctcagctgcagcag agtcGGACCCGGTCAGAGTCGCCCTGCTCgttgtcttcctcttcatcctgccagtgctcctcctcttcctcgctcttCGCTTCCCTCGTGTGCGTCGGAGTCTTCTCTGTCTCAGACCAAACAGCCCTTTTCGCAAAGCTCGACAACACAACCG TGTTACTCACAGTGAGATGTGGGACTTGGAGTTTGACCATATCCACATCTCCAG aaCTAAGACGATGGAGCGAGTGGACGACGGCGATCAGGTCCAAGCACTGAGATACCACCTGAACCCACAGGCTGACATCCCAATGACGCCCCCCCGCAAAGAG GTTCATGACAGACCTGCTCCTCCCACTAAGCCTCTCCCCCCTGACCCCACCCTAAACTCCCTGCCGCAG cagctgctgggtCGACCAGCTCCTCCCAACAAGCCACTCCCCCCTGACCCCGTCACACCTGGACAG GTTCCTCTTCCACTCAAACCTATCGTGCCAAAGAAGCCCCGCCCCCTGGCGCCACCATCCCATCCCCACCTTCCCCCTCTCCCACCTCAACCCGCTGCCTGCACCTCCAACACCAAAATCCGGCCGCACAGCACCGTCGCACCTACAGGGCCTTCCAAAAG acgacctcctgctcctcccactCGACCCACCATTCCTCAGAAAGTCGAGTCCTCGTCGCTGCTTTGA
- the adam15 gene encoding disintegrin and metalloproteinase domain-containing protein 15 isoform X7 — protein MSGAAATFLLLLLSGRAALTVGRSLNAPRDGNDGLTATVTGVDRGWRPLLEKTRPFVLMDGERRSLTEALQYGHPNRLQCGLEVGGQLFLLDLEKNHDLLPKPPNVFYYLPNGTGVSVTANPVTHCYYQGSVRGFPQSRVALSTCSGLRGVIAINSTLSFELQPQEDDHHNPGQQGQEEWGGGETGEDGGEGSGGREGGEEGVHLLFSTSPLEGDVAGGCVVSHTALPPIHSFTHTHRKKRDILTETKYIELVLVADHQEFMNYQKNNNTIIYRMLDVANQVDWFYRPLNVRVALTGLEIWSDRDKIQVEKSPTDTLNNFLEWRTRELLPRLRHDNAQLVMGGSFDGTTVGMASQSSMCSRDRSGGVNVDHLVSVVGVASTVAHELGHNLGMSHDTAERRCSCQNEPRLGGCIMEPSTGFMPGQQFSSCSAADLSVSLLHGGGMCLFNVPQPDLLLGGPRCGNLYLERGEECDCGLLEECDDPCCNASTCQLLPGAQCSSDGICCHNCKLRAAGSVCREPIGECDLPEFCTGSSPHCPPNVFLQNGELCEDGASYCHGGVCASMNTQCQTLWGPNATSAPAVCFSSVNKQGNKHGNCGQLNNRSYIPCGNSDVHCGRIQCQGGRERPLLGTNAEILTTTVRFNVSDLICRGTFFHLGDDVSDPATVAQGTACGPAKACLNQRCQNVSVFGVDDCRRKCNGHGVCNSNSNCHCDVGWAPPDCRHSGHGGSVDSGPASAAAESDPVRVALLVVFLFILPVLLLFLALRFPRVRRSLLCLRPNSPFRKARQHNRTKTMERVDDGDQVQALRYHLNPQADIPMTPPRKEVPLPLKPIVPKKPRPLAPPSHPHLPPLPPQPAACTSNTKIRPHSTVAPTGPSKRRPPAPPTRPTIPQKVESSSLL, from the exons ATGAGCGGAGCCGCCGCGacctttctgctgctgctgctcagcggCCGAGCTGCCCTCACGGTCGGCCGGTCCCTGAACGCACCGCGGGACGGTAACGACGGTCTGACCGCAACCGTCACAG GTGTCGACAGAGggtggcgccccctgctggagaaGACACGTCCCTTTGTACTGATGGACGGAGAGAGACGGAGCCTCACCGAAGCGTTACag TACGGTCACCCCAACAGATTGCAGTGTGGACTGGAGGTGGGAGGACAACTCTTCCTGTTGGACCTGGAGAAGAACCA CGACCTTCTGCCTAAACCACCCAACGTCTTCTACTACCTGCCCAACGGAACCGGCGTGTCTGTGACAGCCAACCCTGTG ACTCACTGTTATTACCAAGGCAGTGTCAGGGGATTCCCTCAGTCCAGAGTGGCTCTGAGCACCTGCTCCGGACTCAG AGGCGTCATAGCCATCAACTCCACGCTGAGCTTCGAGCTGCAGCCCCAGGAGGACGACCACCATAACCCCGGCCAGCAGGGGCAGGAGgagtggggaggaggggagacTGGAGAAGATGGTGGTGAAGGAAGTGGAGGtcgagaaggaggtgaagaaggagtCCATTTATTGTTCTCCACTAGTCCTCTGGAGGGCGATGTTGCTGGAGGCTGCGTGGTGTCACACACCGCTCTCCCCCCGATCCACagcttcactcacacacacagg aaaaagagagacatCTTGACAGAGACGAAATACATCGAGCTTGTGCTGGTGGCTGATCACCAGGAG TTCATGAATTAtcagaagaacaacaacaccaTCATCTACCGCATGCTGGACGTGGCCAACCAGGTGGACTGG ttCTACCGTCCTCTGAACGTGCGGGTGGCTTTGACCGGTCTGGAGATCTGGAGCGACCGAGACAAGATCCAGGTGGAGAAGAGTCCCACGGACACACTCAACAACTTCCTGGAGTGGAGAACCAGAGAGCTGCTGCCACGCCTTCGCCATGACAACGCCCAGCTTGTCAT GGGCGGGTCATTTGACGGCACCACAGTGGGGATGGCGTCCCAGTCGTCCATGTGCTCCAGAGACAGGTCCGGTGGAGTTAACGTG GATCACCTGGTCAGCGTGGTGGGCGTGGCCTCTACTGTGGCACATGAGCTTGGTCACAATTTGGGGATGAGCCACGACACGGCCGAACGCCGCTGCTCCTGTCAGAATGAGCCGCGTCTAGGAGGATGCATCATGGAGCCGTCGACCGG GTTCATGCCAGGTCAGcagttcagcagctgcagcgccGCAGACCTGTCCGTCAGTCTGCTGCACGGGGGGGGGATGTGTCTCTTCAACGTCCCACAGCCCGACCTCCTGCTGGGAGGACCTCGCTGTGGAAACCTGTACCTGGAGCGAGGAGAGGAGTGTGACTGTGGCCTGCTGGAg gaGTGTGATGACCCTTGCTGTAATGCATCCACGTGTCAGCTGcttcctggagctcagtgttcTTCTGATGGAATCTGTTGTCACAACTGCAAA CTGCGAGCAGCGGGCTCGGTGTGTCGGGAGCCGATTGGAGAATGTGACCTCCCTGAGTTCTGCACCGGCTCCTCCCCCCACTGTCCACCCAATGTCTTCCTGCAGAACGGAGAGCTCTGTGAGGATGGCGCCTCCTACTGCCACGGAGGAGTTTGTGCCAGCATGAACACCCAGTGTCAGACGCTGTGGGGACCCA acGCCACCAGTGCTCCGGCCGTCTGCTTCTCATCTGTCaataaacaaggaaacaaacatGGGAACTGTGGTCAGCTTAACAACAGATCCTACATCCCCTGTGGAAACTC TGACGTTCACTGCGGACGAATTCAGTGTCAAGGCGGGAgagagcgccccctgctgggcaCCAACGCAGAGATCCTCACCACCACTGTCCGCTTCAATGTCAGTGACCTCATCTGCAGAGGAACTTTCTTCCACCTCGGAGATGACGTGTCCGACCCTGCCACTGTGGCCCAGGGCACCGCCTGCGGACCCGCAAAG gcCTGTTTGAACCAGAGGTGTCAGAACGTGTCCGTGTTCGGCGTTGACGACTGTCGCAGGAAATGTAACGGCCATGGG gtgtgtAACAGTAATAGTAACTGTCACTGTGATGTGGGCTGGGCTCCACCTGACTGCAGGCACTCCGGTCATGGCGGCAGCGTGGACAGCGGCCCggcctcagctgcagcag agtcGGACCCGGTCAGAGTCGCCCTGCTCgttgtcttcctcttcatcctgccagtgctcctcctcttcctcgctcttCGCTTCCCTCGTGTGCGTCGGAGTCTTCTCTGTCTCAGACCAAACAGCCCTTTTCGCAAAGCTCGACAACACAACCG aaCTAAGACGATGGAGCGAGTGGACGACGGCGATCAGGTCCAAGCACTGAGATACCACCTGAACCCACAGGCTGACATCCCAATGACGCCCCCCCGCAAAGAG GTTCCTCTTCCACTCAAACCTATCGTGCCAAAGAAGCCCCGCCCCCTGGCGCCACCATCCCATCCCCACCTTCCCCCTCTCCCACCTCAACCCGCTGCCTGCACCTCCAACACCAAAATCCGGCCGCACAGCACCGTCGCACCTACAGGGCCTTCCAAAAG acgacctcctgctcctcccactCGACCCACCATTCCTCAGAAAGTCGAGTCCTCGTCGCTGCTTTGA
- the adam15 gene encoding disintegrin and metalloproteinase domain-containing protein 15 isoform X2 translates to MSGAAATFLLLLLSGRAALTVGRSLNAPRDGNDGLTATVTGVDRGWRPLLEKTRPFVLMDGERRSLTEALQYGHPNRLQCGLEVGGQLFLLDLEKNHDLLPKPPNVFYYLPNGTGVSVTANPVTHCYYQGSVRGFPQSRVALSTCSGLRGVIAINSTLSFELQPQEDDHHNPGQQGQEEWGGGETGEDGGEGSGGREGGEEGVHLLFSTSPLEGDVAGGCVVSHTALPPIHSFTHTHRKKRDILTETKYIELVLVADHQEFMNYQKNNNTIIYRMLDVANQVDWFYRPLNVRVALTGLEIWSDRDKIQVEKSPTDTLNNFLEWRTRELLPRLRHDNAQLVMGGSFDGTTVGMASQSSMCSRDRSGGVNVDHLVSVVGVASTVAHELGHNLGMSHDTAERRCSCQNEPRLGGCIMEPSTGFMPGQQFSSCSAADLSVSLLHGGGMCLFNVPQPDLLLGGPRCGNLYLERGEECDCGLLEECDDPCCNASTCQLLPGAQCSSDGICCHNCKLRAAGSVCREPIGECDLPEFCTGSSPHCPPNVFLQNGELCEDGASYCHGGVCASMNTQCQTLWGPNATSAPAVCFSSVNKQGNKHGNCGQLNNRSYIPCGNSDVHCGRIQCQGGRERPLLGTNAEILTTTVRFNVSDLICRGTFFHLGDDVSDPATVAQGTACGPAKACLNQRCQNVSVFGVDDCRRKCNGHGVCNSNSNCHCDVGWAPPDCRHSGHGGSVDSGPASAAAESDPVRVALLVVFLFILPVLLLFLALRFPRVRRSLLCLRPNSPFRKARQHNRTKTMERVDDGDQVQALRYHLNPQADIPMTPPRKEVHDRPAPPTKPLPPDPTLNSLPQQLLGRPAPPNKPLPPDPVTPGQVPLPLKPIVPKKPRPLAPPSHPHLPPLPPQPAACTSNTKIRPHSTVAPTGPSKRRPPAPPTRPTIPQKVESSSLL, encoded by the exons ATGAGCGGAGCCGCCGCGacctttctgctgctgctgctcagcggCCGAGCTGCCCTCACGGTCGGCCGGTCCCTGAACGCACCGCGGGACGGTAACGACGGTCTGACCGCAACCGTCACAG GTGTCGACAGAGggtggcgccccctgctggagaaGACACGTCCCTTTGTACTGATGGACGGAGAGAGACGGAGCCTCACCGAAGCGTTACag TACGGTCACCCCAACAGATTGCAGTGTGGACTGGAGGTGGGAGGACAACTCTTCCTGTTGGACCTGGAGAAGAACCA CGACCTTCTGCCTAAACCACCCAACGTCTTCTACTACCTGCCCAACGGAACCGGCGTGTCTGTGACAGCCAACCCTGTG ACTCACTGTTATTACCAAGGCAGTGTCAGGGGATTCCCTCAGTCCAGAGTGGCTCTGAGCACCTGCTCCGGACTCAG AGGCGTCATAGCCATCAACTCCACGCTGAGCTTCGAGCTGCAGCCCCAGGAGGACGACCACCATAACCCCGGCCAGCAGGGGCAGGAGgagtggggaggaggggagacTGGAGAAGATGGTGGTGAAGGAAGTGGAGGtcgagaaggaggtgaagaaggagtCCATTTATTGTTCTCCACTAGTCCTCTGGAGGGCGATGTTGCTGGAGGCTGCGTGGTGTCACACACCGCTCTCCCCCCGATCCACagcttcactcacacacacagg aaaaagagagacatCTTGACAGAGACGAAATACATCGAGCTTGTGCTGGTGGCTGATCACCAGGAG TTCATGAATTAtcagaagaacaacaacaccaTCATCTACCGCATGCTGGACGTGGCCAACCAGGTGGACTGG ttCTACCGTCCTCTGAACGTGCGGGTGGCTTTGACCGGTCTGGAGATCTGGAGCGACCGAGACAAGATCCAGGTGGAGAAGAGTCCCACGGACACACTCAACAACTTCCTGGAGTGGAGAACCAGAGAGCTGCTGCCACGCCTTCGCCATGACAACGCCCAGCTTGTCAT GGGCGGGTCATTTGACGGCACCACAGTGGGGATGGCGTCCCAGTCGTCCATGTGCTCCAGAGACAGGTCCGGTGGAGTTAACGTG GATCACCTGGTCAGCGTGGTGGGCGTGGCCTCTACTGTGGCACATGAGCTTGGTCACAATTTGGGGATGAGCCACGACACGGCCGAACGCCGCTGCTCCTGTCAGAATGAGCCGCGTCTAGGAGGATGCATCATGGAGCCGTCGACCGG GTTCATGCCAGGTCAGcagttcagcagctgcagcgccGCAGACCTGTCCGTCAGTCTGCTGCACGGGGGGGGGATGTGTCTCTTCAACGTCCCACAGCCCGACCTCCTGCTGGGAGGACCTCGCTGTGGAAACCTGTACCTGGAGCGAGGAGAGGAGTGTGACTGTGGCCTGCTGGAg gaGTGTGATGACCCTTGCTGTAATGCATCCACGTGTCAGCTGcttcctggagctcagtgttcTTCTGATGGAATCTGTTGTCACAACTGCAAA CTGCGAGCAGCGGGCTCGGTGTGTCGGGAGCCGATTGGAGAATGTGACCTCCCTGAGTTCTGCACCGGCTCCTCCCCCCACTGTCCACCCAATGTCTTCCTGCAGAACGGAGAGCTCTGTGAGGATGGCGCCTCCTACTGCCACGGAGGAGTTTGTGCCAGCATGAACACCCAGTGTCAGACGCTGTGGGGACCCA acGCCACCAGTGCTCCGGCCGTCTGCTTCTCATCTGTCaataaacaaggaaacaaacatGGGAACTGTGGTCAGCTTAACAACAGATCCTACATCCCCTGTGGAAACTC TGACGTTCACTGCGGACGAATTCAGTGTCAAGGCGGGAgagagcgccccctgctgggcaCCAACGCAGAGATCCTCACCACCACTGTCCGCTTCAATGTCAGTGACCTCATCTGCAGAGGAACTTTCTTCCACCTCGGAGATGACGTGTCCGACCCTGCCACTGTGGCCCAGGGCACCGCCTGCGGACCCGCAAAG gcCTGTTTGAACCAGAGGTGTCAGAACGTGTCCGTGTTCGGCGTTGACGACTGTCGCAGGAAATGTAACGGCCATGGG gtgtgtAACAGTAATAGTAACTGTCACTGTGATGTGGGCTGGGCTCCACCTGACTGCAGGCACTCCGGTCATGGCGGCAGCGTGGACAGCGGCCCggcctcagctgcagcag agtcGGACCCGGTCAGAGTCGCCCTGCTCgttgtcttcctcttcatcctgccagtgctcctcctcttcctcgctcttCGCTTCCCTCGTGTGCGTCGGAGTCTTCTCTGTCTCAGACCAAACAGCCCTTTTCGCAAAGCTCGACAACACAACCG aaCTAAGACGATGGAGCGAGTGGACGACGGCGATCAGGTCCAAGCACTGAGATACCACCTGAACCCACAGGCTGACATCCCAATGACGCCCCCCCGCAAAGAG GTTCATGACAGACCTGCTCCTCCCACTAAGCCTCTCCCCCCTGACCCCACCCTAAACTCCCTGCCGCAG cagctgctgggtCGACCAGCTCCTCCCAACAAGCCACTCCCCCCTGACCCCGTCACACCTGGACAG GTTCCTCTTCCACTCAAACCTATCGTGCCAAAGAAGCCCCGCCCCCTGGCGCCACCATCCCATCCCCACCTTCCCCCTCTCCCACCTCAACCCGCTGCCTGCACCTCCAACACCAAAATCCGGCCGCACAGCACCGTCGCACCTACAGGGCCTTCCAAAAG acgacctcctgctcctcccactCGACCCACCATTCCTCAGAAAGTCGAGTCCTCGTCGCTGCTTTGA